In the Cydia fagiglandana chromosome 5, ilCydFagi1.1, whole genome shotgun sequence genome, one interval contains:
- the LOC134664322 gene encoding BRISC and BRCA1-A complex member 1-like codes for MDSPEIISSSNSHTAEDSNDLGNADSINKLSSDHISELQQQVIANFQKPNLPNVNVPERIIICLDVCYDDNNSLYRLGDGTTFSPINMMKRILDFFLHSKHAINKRTEFALLIMKDTEPLWVQNFTNNLKDIFNAIDYINAEGCTSETFDFKKVFQIIKQKVEIPEYKQEECILPPPFVVRMLVLYGRSYCIPLIPQDDPYFIFLKKQFYFYIDILLAHEEDCRENKCEEIYDALQDLDNGYSYVYEVSRNATKIHDCIAKLLAHPLQRPLQRLANYTFGVRQ; via the exons ATGGATTCTCCTGAAATTATATCGTCCAGTAATTCTCACACAGCTGAAGATTCGAACGACTTAGG aaatgCCGACAGTATCAACAAGCTCTCGAGTGATCATATTTCGGAGTTGCAGCAGCAAGTAATTGCCAATTTTCAAAAACCAAACTTACCCAATGTAAATGTTCCGGAGAGGATCATTATATGTCTCGACGTTTGCTACGATGACAACAACTCCCTCTACCGGCTGGGTGACGGCACCACCTTCTCGCCGATCAACATGATGAAGCGGATTCTGGACTTCTTTTTACATTCTAAGCATGCCATCAACAAACGAACTGAATTTGCACTGTTGATTATGAAAGACACTGAACCACTTTGGGTGCAAaattttacaaacaatttaAAAGACATATTTAATGCGATTGATTACATAAACGCTGAGGGATGTACATCTGAAACATTTGATTTTAAGAAggtatttcaaattattaagCAGAAAGTGGAAATACCAGAATATAAGCAAGAAGAGTGCATTTTACCGCCACCGTTTGTGGTTCGCATGCTAGTCTTGTATGGGAGATCGTACTGCATACCACTCATACCTCAAGACGATCCATATTTCATATTCctcaaaaaacaattttatttctaCATAGACATTTTGCTAGCACATGAAGAAGACTGCAGAGAGAACAAATGTGAAGAGATATATGATGCGCTCCAGGACTTAGATAATGGTTATTCATATGTGTATGAGGTATCAAGGAATGCGACCAAGATCCATGACTGTATAGCCAAGTTGCTGGCACACCCGCTCCAGAGACCCCTGCAGCGGCTGGCCAACTACACTTTTGGAGTTAGGCAATAA